Proteins co-encoded in one Jeotgalibacillus malaysiensis genomic window:
- a CDS encoding rod shape-determining protein MreB has translation MLSNAEIGIDLGTANILVYSKSKGIIMNEPSVVAIDVNTKKVLAVGTDAKSMIGKTPGNIVAVRPLKDGVIADFDVTTEMLKHIMSSIGKKMGFSLRKPSVVVCTPSGATSVERRAIQDAVKHSGAKHVHLIEEPVAAAIGADLPVGEPVANVVVDIGGGTTEVAIISYGGVVSCNTIRVAGDKMDEDIIQHVRKAYNLLIGERTAEQIKMEVGHAPIEHEVREMEIRGRDLVTGLPKTITLQSTEVQSAIQESLLSVLEAIRSTLENCPPELSGDIVDRGVILTGGGALLNGLQQWLSEEIVVPVHIAPNPLESVAIGTGKSLAVIDKLQKAAK, from the coding sequence ATGCTATCGAATGCAGAGATCGGTATCGACTTAGGTACTGCTAATATACTTGTGTATAGTAAAAGTAAAGGAATTATTATGAATGAGCCATCGGTTGTTGCGATCGATGTGAATACAAAAAAAGTGCTGGCTGTTGGAACAGACGCTAAAAGCATGATTGGTAAAACACCTGGAAACATTGTCGCTGTGCGCCCATTAAAAGACGGCGTCATTGCTGACTTTGATGTCACAACTGAAATGCTGAAGCACATTATGTCTTCAATCGGCAAAAAGATGGGCTTTTCCTTGCGTAAGCCAAGCGTCGTTGTATGTACGCCATCAGGTGCTACATCTGTTGAACGCAGAGCGATTCAGGATGCAGTGAAACACAGTGGTGCTAAGCATGTACATTTAATTGAAGAGCCTGTGGCAGCTGCAATTGGTGCAGACCTGCCAGTCGGCGAGCCTGTAGCGAACGTAGTTGTCGATATCGGAGGCGGTACGACAGAAGTTGCTATTATTTCATATGGTGGAGTTGTATCATGTAATACAATCCGTGTAGCCGGAGACAAAATGGATGAAGATATCATTCAGCACGTCAGAAAGGCTTATAACCTGTTAATCGGTGAGCGTACTGCTGAACAGATCAAGATGGAAGTCGGTCATGCACCAATTGAACATGAAGTGAGAGAAATGGAAATTCGCGGTCGTGATCTTGTAACGGGTCTTCCGAAGACGATTACACTTCAGTCTACTGAAGTTCAGTCAGCGATCCAGGAATCACTTTTAAGTGTTCTTGAAGCCATTCGCTCAACACTTGAGAACTGCCCTCCTGAACTGAGCGGCGATATTGTAGACCGCGGCGTGATCTTAACTGGTGGCGGCGCATTACTGAACGGACTTCAGCAATGGCTGAGTGAAGAAATCGTTGTACCTGTTCATATTGCACCAAACCCGCTTGAATCTGTAGCGATTGGTACAGGAAAATCACTAGCAGTCATTGATAAGCTTCAAAAAGCAGCCAAATAA
- a CDS encoding peptidase M29 — translation MSHTEMFEKYADLAVKVGVNIQKDQLLYIGASIDNAPFVRLVTKKAYEAGARQVFVDWSDDEVSKMRYEMAPSDSFSEFPEWKKLEREALAEKGAAFMNIVSASPDLMKGVDSQRISDFQRAAGQALEKYRQYIQSDKVSWTVIAAPSAGWAKKVFPEADENEAIEKLWHAIFKAVRVDQADPVEAWKKHDETLHEKADYLNNKKYKKLHYTAPGTDLTIELPEGHIWAGAGSVNEKGHTFMANMPTEEVFTVPHKDGVSGYVTNTKPLSYGGNIIDGFKITFENGRITDVQADEGEDILKKLIETDEGSHRLGEVALVPHQSPISQSNVLFFNTLFDENASNHLAIGSAYAFCVEGGKTASQEELAEKGLNSSITHVDFMIGSDKMDIDGISEDGSSEPVFRNGDWAF, via the coding sequence ATGAGTCATACAGAAATGTTTGAAAAATATGCTGACCTGGCTGTTAAAGTTGGCGTTAATATTCAGAAAGATCAGCTGCTCTACATAGGTGCGTCAATTGATAATGCACCATTCGTCAGACTTGTGACGAAGAAGGCATATGAAGCAGGCGCGCGTCAGGTATTTGTTGACTGGTCAGATGATGAAGTATCCAAAATGCGTTATGAGATGGCACCATCGGATTCATTCAGTGAATTCCCTGAGTGGAAAAAGCTTGAGCGTGAAGCACTTGCTGAAAAAGGCGCAGCTTTCATGAATATCGTCTCAGCAAGCCCTGACCTGATGAAGGGTGTTGACTCCCAGCGCATTTCGGATTTCCAGCGAGCTGCAGGACAGGCGCTTGAGAAGTACCGACAGTATATTCAGTCGGATAAAGTCAGCTGGACGGTGATTGCTGCACCATCTGCAGGATGGGCTAAGAAGGTATTCCCGGAAGCTGATGAGAACGAAGCAATCGAAAAGCTTTGGCACGCGATTTTTAAAGCAGTAAGAGTTGATCAGGCTGATCCTGTTGAAGCATGGAAAAAACATGACGAAACACTGCATGAAAAAGCTGATTACCTGAATAATAAGAAGTATAAAAAGCTTCATTACACAGCTCCTGGTACTGACCTGACAATTGAACTTCCTGAAGGTCATATCTGGGCAGGCGCAGGAAGTGTGAATGAAAAAGGTCATACGTTTATGGCCAATATGCCGACTGAAGAAGTGTTTACTGTACCGCATAAAGACGGCGTATCCGGGTATGTAACAAATACAAAGCCATTAAGCTATGGCGGTAATATTATTGACGGATTTAAAATTACGTTTGAAAACGGCCGGATTACGGATGTACAGGCTGATGAAGGTGAAGATATTCTTAAAAAGCTGATTGAGACAGATGAAGGTTCACACCGCCTTGGTGAGGTGGCGCTTGTGCCGCATCAGTCACCAATTTCACAGTCGAACGTACTTTTCTTTAATACGCTGTTCGATGAAAATGCTTCTAATCACCTGGCAATCGGCAGTGCTTATGCATTCTGTGTGGAAGGCGGAAAAACGGCTTCTCAGGAAGAGCTTGCTGAGAAAGGTTTGAACTCCAGCATCACACACGTTGACTTTATGATTGGATCAGACAAGATGGATATCGACGGTATTTCAGAAGACGGCTCTTCAGAACCTGTATTCAGAAATGGCGACTGGGCATTTTAA
- a CDS encoding methyltransferase type 12 — MIKDLNNMWKARTWMKTNVPFLYSWHAYVGYELDLFEAFKRPVKVEDVADAYNLEEELLKQWVEVGIALKHLKKDEKNRVKIARAWKLPGTKKDSPSSGDLLKEMMELHIPSLLNYPELMKEKKRQHFDSEKHGSTVAKTSTLLEMLAFRMINQNVKKHEVKSLLDIGCGEGGYLLKLAKKHNDLQLTGIEINKEVADSAKKATEDYDQVEIVQADIHEYEPNQSFDHVMINNLLHYINPEERQAFFEKIEKITEENGIITIISPLQKAKHGKQFSSAFNSFFMTFDNLYPIPSEQELKNIAAACGFEQQTPFPIIREGGWFFVKWVKKD, encoded by the coding sequence GTGATCAAAGACTTAAATAATATGTGGAAAGCAAGAACGTGGATGAAGACGAATGTACCATTTTTATATAGCTGGCATGCTTATGTCGGATATGAGCTTGATTTGTTTGAAGCCTTTAAAAGGCCTGTAAAAGTTGAAGATGTGGCTGATGCGTATAATCTCGAGGAAGAACTGCTTAAGCAATGGGTAGAAGTTGGTATTGCGCTGAAGCACCTGAAAAAAGATGAGAAGAACCGCGTGAAAATTGCCAGAGCGTGGAAGCTGCCGGGTACGAAAAAAGACAGCCCCTCATCCGGCGACCTGCTAAAAGAAATGATGGAGCTACATATCCCCTCACTTCTTAACTATCCGGAACTGATGAAAGAAAAGAAGAGACAGCATTTTGATAGTGAAAAACATGGCTCCACCGTTGCAAAAACTTCAACGTTACTTGAGATGCTTGCCTTTAGAATGATCAACCAGAATGTGAAAAAACATGAGGTGAAGTCACTTCTTGATATTGGCTGTGGTGAAGGCGGTTATTTGCTTAAGCTTGCAAAAAAGCACAATGACCTGCAGCTGACTGGAATTGAGATTAATAAGGAAGTGGCGGATTCAGCTAAAAAAGCAACAGAAGATTATGATCAGGTGGAGATTGTTCAGGCAGATATTCATGAATATGAGCCAAATCAGTCATTTGACCATGTCATGATCAATAATCTGCTGCACTACATTAACCCTGAAGAACGCCAGGCATTCTTTGAAAAAATCGAAAAAATTACTGAAGAAAACGGGATTATCACCATTATCTCCCCGCTTCAAAAAGCGAAGCACGGAAAGCAGTTTTCAAGTGCTTTTAACAGCTTCTTTATGACATTTGATAACCTTTATCCTATTCCTTCCGAACAGGAATTAAAGAATATCGCTGCTGCCTGCGGGTTTGAACAGCAGACACCATTCCCGATCATTAGAGAAGGCGGCTGGTTCTTTGTGAAATGGGTTAAAAAAGATTAG
- a CDS encoding sodium:alanine symporter, translating into MEGFINAVTVFSEWLWGIPLIAVLLFSGLFMTFKLGFFQFRHPLYIFKQTFGSVTKKPKGKGTVTPFQALTSALSSTIGAANIVGVPAAIMFGGPGAVFWMWVIALVGMSLKFSESALAVHYREKNEKGEFVGGPMYYMTKGLGMKWLGIWFSFALMLELIPSVMVQGNSVANTVNESFGVPVLWTGIIIALLIAIIVFGGIKRIGQVTQVVVPFMALIYIGGALVILFMNLGALPEFFNLIFSNAFSPAPVIGGFAGAALVDVIRWGFARGLYSNEAGLGTAPMAHAAATTDHPVRQAFWAVSGIVVDTLIICTATAFVVLSSGVWTDEGAMENSSALTTIAFAEYFGDFGSILVTVSLVFFVFSTILVVIFYGAKQAEFLFGLKASYAIQVVYIIAIVLGAVGAAEMIWNFLDIMLAMILLPNIFAILMMSNKVKELKNEFFTSDQYYLKDIGKNKK; encoded by the coding sequence TTGGAGGGATTTATTAATGCTGTCACAGTTTTCTCTGAATGGCTGTGGGGGATTCCATTAATTGCCGTGTTATTGTTTTCAGGACTTTTTATGACTTTTAAACTCGGCTTTTTTCAATTCAGACATCCGTTATACATATTTAAACAAACTTTTGGCAGTGTGACGAAGAAGCCAAAGGGGAAGGGGACTGTTACACCTTTTCAGGCGCTGACGTCAGCACTTTCTTCTACGATCGGTGCTGCTAATATTGTTGGGGTGCCGGCAGCGATTATGTTCGGTGGACCGGGCGCGGTATTTTGGATGTGGGTGATTGCGCTTGTTGGTATGTCGCTGAAGTTCTCAGAAAGTGCGCTTGCCGTTCACTATCGTGAGAAAAATGAAAAAGGTGAATTCGTTGGCGGTCCGATGTATTACATGACAAAGGGTCTTGGCATGAAGTGGCTCGGGATCTGGTTTTCATTTGCACTTATGCTTGAACTGATTCCAAGTGTGATGGTGCAGGGGAATTCTGTTGCAAATACAGTCAATGAATCATTTGGCGTTCCTGTGCTCTGGACAGGGATTATTATTGCATTACTGATTGCCATTATTGTATTTGGCGGTATCAAACGGATAGGTCAGGTGACGCAGGTTGTCGTTCCGTTCATGGCGCTGATCTATATTGGCGGGGCGCTGGTTATTTTATTCATGAACCTTGGAGCGTTACCTGAATTTTTTAATTTAATCTTCTCAAATGCATTTTCACCCGCACCGGTAATTGGTGGTTTTGCAGGAGCGGCTCTTGTTGATGTTATACGCTGGGGCTTTGCGAGAGGTCTTTACTCAAACGAGGCCGGACTTGGGACGGCTCCGATGGCACACGCCGCTGCGACAACGGATCATCCAGTCAGACAGGCTTTCTGGGCGGTATCAGGTATTGTAGTTGATACGCTGATTATCTGTACAGCAACAGCCTTTGTCGTGCTGTCATCTGGTGTCTGGACAGATGAAGGCGCAATGGAAAACAGCAGTGCGCTGACTACAATTGCTTTTGCTGAATACTTTGGTGACTTCGGAAGTATTCTCGTAACCGTGTCACTTGTATTTTTCGTTTTCTCAACAATTCTCGTTGTCATTTTCTACGGGGCAAAGCAGGCTGAATTCCTATTTGGATTGAAAGCCTCTTATGCGATTCAAGTTGTGTATATTATCGCAATTGTACTAGGTGCAGTAGGGGCTGCGGAAATGATCTGGAACTTCCTTGATATTATGCTTGCCATGATTCTGCTTCCGAACATTTTTGCGATCCTGATGATGAGCAATAAAGTGAAAGAGCTTAAGAATGAATTCTTCACATCCGATCAATACTATTTAAAAGATATCGGTAAAAACAAAAAGTAG
- a CDS encoding membrane protein, whose translation MTKKLITFLLMNLGAFFVAINVHFFLSPNNLATGGVSGMSIVLNSLFPGISIGLFMIFVNIVLFILGVIFLGFQFGAKTIYTSFALSGYVWLLELVAPITAPLSDDILIQLIIGQCIAAIGMGIVFHQRASTGGTDIIAMILNKYIKVEIGRAVLFSDLAVALSSSLLFGAQAGMYAFFGVILNGLMIDYTLQQFNANKEVVIISQESALIRAFIVGELGRGATIHTAKGAFNYEQKEVITTILGRKDLSRLKNYVGKQDEKAFITVHNMNEILGQNFKRLA comes from the coding sequence ATGACTAAAAAGCTTATAACATTTTTACTGATGAACCTCGGTGCCTTTTTCGTTGCCATCAACGTTCATTTTTTCTTATCACCGAATAACCTTGCAACAGGTGGCGTCAGCGGAATGTCAATTGTGCTGAATTCACTGTTCCCGGGTATCTCAATTGGACTGTTTATGATTTTTGTTAATATCGTATTATTTATACTCGGCGTTATTTTTCTCGGGTTCCAGTTTGGCGCGAAGACGATTTATACAAGCTTTGCTCTATCAGGTTATGTATGGCTGCTTGAGCTAGTGGCCCCGATCACAGCACCGCTTAGTGATGATATTTTAATCCAGCTGATTATCGGTCAGTGTATCGCTGCGATCGGTATGGGAATTGTCTTTCATCAGCGGGCATCAACTGGTGGTACAGATATTATCGCAATGATTTTGAATAAATATATTAAAGTTGAAATCGGCAGAGCCGTTCTATTCTCAGACCTTGCTGTTGCACTTTCATCATCACTACTATTCGGTGCACAGGCTGGAATGTATGCATTCTTCGGTGTCATTTTAAATGGTCTGATGATCGATTATACGCTTCAGCAGTTTAATGCGAATAAAGAAGTTGTGATTATCAGTCAGGAGAGTGCACTGATCCGTGCATTCATCGTAGGAGAGCTTGGCAGAGGCGCGACGATTCACACTGCAAAAGGTGCTTTTAATTACGAGCAAAAAGAAGTCATTACAACCATTTTGGGACGTAAAGATCTGTCACGTCTGAAAAACTATGTTGGTAAGCAGGATGAGAAAGCTTTTATTACGGTACACAATATGAATGAAATACTGGGTCAGAACTTTAAAAGACTCGCTTAA
- a CDS encoding acyl-CoA hydrolase produces MGKTMKESRTIQTSHVLPPDTNHHGTLFGGQLMAYIDNVASIAATKHSRSLVVTASTDSVDFLKPIRVGDAVTLEAFVSYTGKSSMEVFVRVTTENLLSGDQSVAAISFLTFVAIDNEGKPIPVPDVVPETEEEKWLNETAENRAGHRKARKLHSQELAAFFTPKPHE; encoded by the coding sequence ATGGGAAAAACAATGAAAGAAAGCAGAACGATCCAGACGAGTCACGTACTTCCACCGGATACAAATCATCACGGTACCCTTTTTGGCGGTCAGCTGATGGCCTATATTGACAATGTTGCTTCGATTGCAGCTACAAAACATTCACGTTCATTAGTCGTAACAGCTTCAACAGATTCTGTTGATTTCCTAAAGCCGATCCGTGTAGGAGATGCTGTGACACTCGAAGCTTTTGTTTCTTATACCGGGAAGAGTTCAATGGAGGTCTTTGTCAGAGTGACAACAGAAAACCTGCTGTCAGGTGATCAGTCAGTTGCAGCCATTTCATTCCTGACATTTGTAGCAATCGACAATGAAGGAAAACCGATTCCGGTACCGGATGTTGTACCTGAAACTGAAGAAGAAAAATGGCTGAATGAGACAGCTGAAAATCGTGCCGGACACCGAAAAGCAAGAAAGCTTCACAGCCAGGAACTAGCAGCGTTCTTCACACCGAAGCCGCATGAATAA
- a CDS encoding flagellar motor protein MotA → MDKSSLIGVILGLIAVGVGMVLKGVPATALLNGPAFMIIILGTVAAVMIAFPMSELKRVPKLFGILFKEAKGTEVRDVIRMFGEWAELARKEGLLALESKTTEIEDSFLRNGLGLAIDGQNADYIRDVLTEEIDAMEDRHLSGAAIFSQAGTYAPTLGVLGAVVGLIAALGHMEDTAALGEAIAAAFIATLLGIFTGYVLWHPFANKLKRKSTKEVMVKYMMIEGILSVLEGEAPRVIEQKLASYLPAKEREQLMAEGGVKTDEEA, encoded by the coding sequence TTGGATAAATCCTCGCTTATTGGCGTTATTTTAGGACTGATTGCGGTTGGAGTCGGAATGGTTCTAAAAGGTGTACCGGCCACCGCTTTATTAAATGGCCCTGCATTTATGATCATCATTTTAGGTACTGTTGCAGCGGTCATGATTGCATTTCCAATGTCTGAATTGAAAAGAGTGCCTAAGTTATTCGGGATTCTTTTTAAAGAAGCAAAAGGGACTGAAGTGCGGGATGTGATCCGTATGTTTGGTGAGTGGGCAGAGCTTGCGCGTAAAGAGGGACTGCTGGCGCTTGAATCTAAGACGACTGAAATTGAAGATTCATTTTTGAGAAATGGTCTGGGTCTTGCGATTGATGGACAGAACGCAGATTACATAAGAGATGTGCTGACTGAAGAAATTGATGCCATGGAAGACAGACATTTATCCGGTGCAGCGATCTTCTCTCAGGCAGGAACCTATGCGCCGACGCTTGGTGTACTTGGAGCGGTTGTTGGACTAATTGCAGCACTTGGTCATATGGAGGATACAGCAGCCCTTGGAGAAGCGATTGCTGCTGCATTTATTGCAACATTACTCGGGATTTTTACGGGTTATGTGCTGTGGCATCCATTTGCAAACAAATTAAAGCGTAAATCAACAAAAGAAGTCATGGTTAAATATATGATGATCGAAGGGATTTTATCTGTTCTTGAAGGTGAGGCGCCACGTGTGATTGAACAAAAGCTTGCCTCTTATCTGCCTGCCAAAGAGCGTGAGCAGCTGATGGCTGAAGGCGGTGTAAAAACAGATGAAGAAGCGTAA
- a CDS encoding general stress protein, which translates to MAKIATLITDQFEDVEYTDPAEAFKKEGHSVVTIEKESGNSVQGKQGEATVSIDESIDNVNPSDFDALFIPGGFSPDLLRGDDRFVAFAKEFMDSGKPVLTICHGPQLLITAKTLEGRKATGYKSIKVDMEYAGAEYHDEEVVVCGNQLVTSRDPDDIPAFIRESLKLL; encoded by the coding sequence ATGGCTAAAATTGCAACATTAATAACTGATCAATTTGAGGACGTAGAATATACGGATCCGGCAGAAGCATTCAAAAAAGAAGGACATAGCGTTGTAACGATTGAAAAAGAATCAGGAAATTCCGTCCAAGGAAAACAGGGAGAAGCTACAGTATCAATTGATGAATCAATTGACAACGTGAACCCTTCAGATTTTGATGCACTATTCATTCCGGGTGGTTTTTCACCGGATCTGTTAAGAGGCGACGATCGTTTCGTTGCATTCGCAAAAGAGTTTATGGATAGCGGAAAACCTGTACTGACGATCTGCCACGGACCGCAGCTGCTGATCACAGCAAAAACGCTCGAAGGCAGAAAAGCGACAGGATATAAATCCATTAAAGTGGATATGGAATATGCAGGAGCTGAATATCACGATGAAGAAGTGGTCGTGTGCGGCAACCAGCTTGTCACAAGCCGAGATCCTGATGACATTCCAGCGTTTATCAGAGAATCACTCAAACTATTATAA
- a CDS encoding transporter: MQGLTDLLNQISGLVWGPPLLILLVGTGIYLTFRLGMVQFALTGYSLKLAFSRNQDKKSKGDISHFQSLMTAMAATVGTGNIVGVATAVVLGGPGAIFWMWLSAIFGMATKYAEAVLAVKYRVQDEDGEMSGGPMYYLERGLKQKWLGVLFALFGAIAAFGIGNMVQSNSVSDVVNDTFSVPTWITGIALTVFTALVILGGIKSIGKVTAVFVPFMAAFYLLAGLIVMILNIDLVPSAFATIFSLAFGNEAIAGGVIGAIIRYGVARGVFSNEAGLGSAPIAAAAAKTDMPGRQGLVSMTQVLIDTLIICSITGVTIVMAGLYEGGDLQGGALTSASFEYFLGPIGPVLVTVGLIFFASSTIIGWSYYGEKCFQYLVGTKKFNIFYRTLFVVAVMVGSVATLDVVWAFSDVMNGLMAFPNLIGLLGLSGVVAYETKRIRQKIKEEKAESKAA, from the coding sequence ATGCAAGGCTTAACAGATTTGCTGAATCAAATCAGTGGGCTGGTATGGGGACCGCCACTACTCATTCTTTTAGTCGGAACAGGTATTTACCTGACTTTCCGTCTCGGAATGGTGCAGTTCGCTTTAACCGGCTATTCACTCAAGCTGGCTTTTTCCCGTAATCAGGACAAAAAGTCAAAGGGTGATATTTCTCACTTCCAATCTTTAATGACTGCGATGGCTGCAACGGTCGGGACCGGTAACATTGTCGGTGTCGCAACAGCCGTTGTACTCGGGGGACCGGGTGCAATTTTCTGGATGTGGCTTTCTGCTATTTTCGGAATGGCTACAAAGTACGCTGAAGCTGTACTTGCAGTAAAGTATCGCGTCCAGGATGAAGACGGTGAAATGTCAGGCGGTCCGATGTATTACCTTGAGCGCGGACTCAAACAGAAATGGCTTGGCGTTTTATTTGCTTTATTTGGTGCAATCGCTGCATTCGGTATTGGTAATATGGTTCAGTCGAACTCAGTATCTGATGTCGTTAATGACACGTTTTCTGTACCAACATGGATTACAGGAATTGCGCTGACTGTCTTTACAGCACTTGTTATTCTTGGCGGAATCAAGAGTATTGGTAAAGTAACAGCTGTTTTCGTACCTTTTATGGCGGCATTTTATCTTTTAGCTGGACTTATTGTTATGATCTTAAATATTGATTTAGTACCTTCTGCATTTGCTACAATTTTTTCTCTGGCATTTGGTAACGAAGCAATTGCCGGTGGTGTGATCGGGGCAATTATTCGTTATGGTGTGGCTCGAGGGGTATTCTCGAACGAAGCAGGTCTCGGATCTGCACCAATCGCTGCTGCTGCAGCAAAAACAGATATGCCCGGGCGTCAGGGGCTTGTATCTATGACTCAGGTATTGATTGATACACTGATCATCTGTTCAATTACAGGTGTAACAATCGTAATGGCTGGTCTTTATGAGGGCGGTGACCTTCAGGGTGGTGCTTTAACTTCAGCATCATTTGAATACTTCCTTGGTCCAATTGGTCCGGTTCTTGTTACAGTTGGATTAATTTTCTTTGCTTCTTCTACAATTATCGGCTGGTCTTACTATGGAGAGAAGTGTTTCCAGTACCTTGTAGGGACAAAGAAATTTAATATTTTCTACCGCACGCTATTCGTCGTTGCGGTAATGGTTGGTTCTGTTGCAACACTTGATGTTGTATGGGCCTTCTCAGATGTAATGAATGGCTTAATGGCCTTCCCTAACTTAATTGGATTACTTGGTCTGTCAGGCGTAGTTGCTTATGAGACGAAGCGGATCCGTCAGAAGATTAAGGAAGAAAAGGCTGAAAGCAAAGCCGCTTAA
- a CDS encoding nitric oxide synthase oxygenase, producing MTEHPIYQKAASFIRQFYSENHLSEADCEDRLLEIAKSIREHGTYEHTSDELLYGAKLAWRNSNRCIGRLFWNSLNVFDRRDAVTEEEVKEALLEHIEYATNGGKIRSTVTIFKPSQKTHDPVRIYNHQLIRYAGYKQEDGSITGDPHSVDMTEFCIALGWQGRGTPFDILPLVIQVGQNDPYLFDIPDRYIKEVQITHPDNQLFNELDLRWYAVPIISEMKLEIGGVEYPASPFNGWYMETEIAARNFADESRYNMLRPVAEAFNLNTQLHSTMWKDRAVLELCTAVMHSFKQAGASIVDHHSASQQFELFEQKEKAEGREVTGDWTWLIPPVSPASTHIFHQQYDNTWKSPNFFYQKSMLNNQVPEKLTCPFTGANS from the coding sequence ATGACAGAACATCCTATTTATCAAAAAGCAGCGTCATTTATCAGGCAATTTTACAGTGAAAATCACTTAAGTGAAGCAGATTGTGAAGATAGATTATTAGAGATTGCAAAGTCAATCAGGGAACATGGAACCTATGAGCATACGAGTGATGAGCTTTTGTATGGAGCGAAACTTGCCTGGCGCAATAGTAACCGCTGTATCGGCAGACTATTCTGGAATAGTCTGAACGTCTTTGACCGCAGAGATGCAGTGACGGAGGAAGAAGTAAAAGAAGCACTGCTTGAGCATATTGAATATGCGACAAATGGTGGTAAAATCCGATCTACAGTAACGATCTTTAAGCCGTCACAGAAGACACATGATCCGGTCAGAATTTATAACCATCAGCTGATCAGATATGCAGGTTACAAGCAGGAGGACGGCAGTATCACTGGTGACCCTCACTCAGTCGATATGACTGAATTTTGTATTGCGCTTGGCTGGCAGGGAAGAGGGACCCCATTTGATATATTACCTCTGGTGATTCAGGTTGGTCAGAACGATCCATACTTATTTGATATTCCTGATCGTTATATCAAGGAAGTGCAAATCACACATCCTGATAATCAGCTGTTTAATGAACTAGATCTAAGATGGTATGCAGTGCCGATTATTTCTGAAATGAAGCTTGAGATCGGGGGAGTTGAGTATCCTGCATCCCCTTTTAACGGCTGGTACATGGAGACAGAAATCGCTGCCAGAAACTTCGCTGATGAAAGCCGATATAATATGCTGCGTCCTGTAGCAGAAGCATTTAACCTGAATACTCAGCTGCATTCAACGATGTGGAAAGATCGCGCCGTTCTTGAATTATGTACAGCAGTCATGCATTCATTTAAGCAGGCAGGAGCAAGTATTGTTGATCATCATAGTGCAAGTCAGCAGTTTGAGCTGTTTGAGCAAAAAGAAAAAGCGGAGGGAAGAGAGGTTACAGGGGACTGGACATGGCTGATTCCGCCAGTATCGCCTGCATCCACTCATATTTTCCATCAACAGTATGATAACACGTGGAAGTCACCTAATTTCTTTTATCAGAAATCAATGTTGAACAATCAGGTTCCCGAGAAGCTGACATGTCCATTTACAGGAGCAAATTCATAA
- a CDS encoding ABC transporter substrate-binding protein — MKRITGFIFLTAALILSGCSSQQNAQTAFSAKVGIMLSDTGLGDGSFNDGAFEGLVRARDELNILFDYREAPEGNYLEHLKDMSEKDYDLIIGLGFSVQEALEEVAADYPDQQYVLIDGVSEAENIISMTFKDHEGSYLVGTIAALASETGVIGFIGGVDAPVINRFEAGFRAGAEMVNPDIKILSDYAGDFGNADLGRTIADKQIQLGADFIYPAAGFTGTGAILEAQDQSIYTAGVDTDQFYTAEQSVVTSMVKNIDTTVFNLVQQLTEQELSSQQYELGLAENGVGLAEIRLLQLNQKDRDIVLETQKKIISGEIIVPESVQ, encoded by the coding sequence ATGAAAAGAATAACAGGTTTTATTTTTCTGACAGCAGCCTTAATACTCTCAGGGTGCTCGTCACAACAGAATGCACAGACAGCGTTCTCAGCCAAAGTCGGTATTATGCTGTCTGATACCGGTTTGGGAGATGGATCTTTTAATGACGGGGCATTTGAAGGGTTAGTCCGTGCCCGTGATGAACTAAATATACTGTTTGATTACAGAGAAGCACCTGAAGGGAATTATCTAGAGCATTTGAAGGATATGTCCGAAAAGGATTATGACTTAATCATCGGTCTTGGATTCTCAGTTCAGGAAGCACTTGAAGAAGTAGCGGCAGATTATCCGGATCAGCAGTATGTATTGATTGATGGAGTATCAGAAGCAGAAAACATTATTTCTATGACTTTTAAAGATCATGAAGGAAGTTATTTGGTTGGAACAATTGCTGCACTGGCTTCAGAAACCGGAGTGATTGGTTTTATAGGAGGTGTTGATGCACCTGTAATTAACCGGTTTGAAGCGGGCTTCAGGGCAGGCGCTGAAATGGTTAATCCAGACATTAAGATTCTGAGTGATTATGCCGGGGATTTTGGAAATGCTGACCTGGGACGGACAATTGCAGATAAACAAATTCAGCTGGGTGCTGACTTTATTTATCCTGCTGCCGGCTTTACAGGAACCGGGGCTATTTTAGAAGCGCAGGACCAGAGCATCTATACTGCTGGTGTTGATACAGACCAATTTTACACAGCAGAGCAGTCCGTAGTTACTTCGATGGTCAAAAACATTGATACAACGGTTTTTAATCTTGTTCAGCAATTAACTGAGCAAGAACTCTCTTCTCAGCAGTATGAGCTTGGTCTGGCTGAGAATGGTGTTGGGCTTGCTGAGATCAGACTTTTACAGTTAAACCAGAAAGATCGCGATATTGTGTTAGAAACACAAAAGAAAATCATTTCAGGCGAGATTATTGTGCCTGAATCTGTTCAGTAA